The sequence gaacttatcttgttacacacaaatgaaaagtgacttcatttagatatgattaaccgtacctaaacgtgtacacctttgttggctcaacaatagttaaccaaagttagacatatgaacactttcatatcaaccatattcatctgaaccataattagttcaaatgactcaaatgaaaccagttctagagtttttcaagtatttatattctcatagaagtatacaagacacaattgaagcaaaatcgattttgattcactcgaatcaattcatgaacattataaccacgttttgcaaaagattgcattccttattatataaatatattagttcatgaacaaaccgattttagaacataacctactcaagtatgcaaatgggtacacatacctaggtagccggacttggactgtgttcgccagtatgcaaacgggtacgcatactgttgtACACTTCCAAGCTTCAGTTGAATCCAGCACGCGTACAGATACACATACTAAAGTACCCGGACTTCAaatgacttcgccagtacgcgtacatgtaTGCATACTCTAGATCCCGGAATTTACCTGACCTCaccagtatgcatacaggtatgcatgctacattccggtcttggatcagCACATACGCAAGTAAACATACTGTGCTTATAATCCAATTATGATTaactgttctaaactcccatttcaatcattgaagcatttTTAAAAGactacaatagctgtctcacacaaactattagcttcaaagcaattttcaagtgatcgaatgatcaatactaaacattctgagtctacatcaaatgactgtctcacacaaatcatgtaagatgttacaaggcgatttttacatgatcattttTGACTtttttcaagaatataagatgaacttggttaaagtgaaagcttaccagcacatatttcgagaaatatgtaagcgagttaaactcagctcgaaatatcaaatgtgtataattgaagtctatacgacttatgtctcaaatagaagatggagtagatatacttttgagtaatagatgagctcaagtctccacataccttagtagttcttagtcttcaatcgatgaacgccgtgaagtctaaatctcaactacactttgtatcctaatccgagacttagctataattagactagaaatcaagacttatagttttggcaactaaacttgacaacaagcttgagatagcaacgcttgcgagttcgaccgagcagtgctctaacaccttttAGGGCAcaactacattccggtctgaagttaattggtagtaggctagtgtctgtagcggcttaatacagtttggtgttcaatctggactaggtcccggggttttctgcattttcggttttcttgtgaacaaaacttctggtttcttcagcattatattgtttatctttataattgaaaaattacaggttgtgcgttgatcaatcatagtagatacatccgacctagtttgttggatacgacttgattgattcttggacattggtctttggtaccgtccatgtTATCTttttgtaattaggttcacggattcagttcTATAAACGTTCTAATAACAAGAgatatagagatataactctaagatattattccttggttgagtttaactctcggagttgtattgagtatgtccatacggattgcctaagaaaaaaagTGGTGgggtattttggtacccccgcgttttcaattggtatcagattagGCAAAGACGTTAATACCTAACACCAGTTCAAAATCAACTAGATGATCGAAGTTTGGATTCAACACCTTAGAGAATTGTCATATTTAAATCCTTATCTGAAAACCTTCATGAAATCATCCGAGTGATGGAAAAACTGTGGATAACTGGGAATACACCTAAAAAAATAGTCGGAGGAACTTTACGATGATAATGACTCCGATATTGATAgatatgttgatgaggaagtctcagtcTATGCCAAGTTTTTTAAtcatcacaaaaagaaaaagatgacaacCTCTAGTCTCTTTGGATTTTTGTCtcatctctgtcgagaaaacaagaaatgaagAAAGGTCTTTAAAGGTCATGATTATGGTTATCAACTTATTCAatcccttcttaaagatcgtgaataagatgtaatttcaaagaatcttgaatgtgaaaatcttcgccgaaatttctatttatttgaagaaaaacttgcagaatctgaagtaaggattaactctcaacaaagtgCTTCTcccgctcgagaaaaacgccttgaggccgatttagctgctgctcttgataaaatcaagacgttggaagaggacttgaaaaagttctaAAAAGTTCAACACtagttcaaacaaattaaccactatgctaggagcaagtaaaaatcatcgtgatacacgaggattaggctataagggaatagatgctccaagtattagcaaagaggtaaacaatttcaaggctagtgattcttctcaaccaaaggtttccattgatggaaaaagtgaaacacacacacccgaaattaaGGTTcggaagagcaaagtatatcaacctccaaagccaCCACACACGAAtccaggtaagaacattccttatgtttgctattattgcggaaataaaggtcacctgcaaaggggatgtcgttttcgtataatggatgagaaacttcatgatgttcttgtttgggtaccacaagaagttatgaaacctagatcatatgttaaggttaATACCCTTAATATTATAGGTTggaactgtccaacctttaggaaaaagaatcagtgttgtgataaaccaagattttcctataaacgacATACAAAGTCTTTTCACatttgtaatgattatcaaaaggttAAATTTGTAAATACGGAGACAAGATTCGAtgttcccaattggagaaagactaactttccAAAGAATAGTCAATCAAATTATTTTTCGAGAAACCTTGAAAagaataatgggaagaaggtttcggttgttcctaaacacactcagaagtgggtaccaaagaaagtcaatgatgcgtTGAGTGtgaaaggaatgatctcccagaaaattccatgactatgaaaaaggaaaaatccatgatgttggaagccAAAAATTTCTTGGGAAAGATGGATTTAGATATGAATGGGTCTAAAAGtgatatctttcatgataatccaaagtgAAACGCAAGAATTGGTGGAACAAGAAACGAAATAAGCCAAAtactatagatggtgaaaaattCATAGATACGGAAAAGTTTATTTCAACCACATGTGGTGAGCAGGACATTGTTCTCccaaacacaacttgattgtgttaaaAGTGcgtcctcaccaagaaatgtccTATTATGACGACGGCGAGGAAAGCAAAAGAATTAGGGCGCACATATCATgttgctattattcttgcatgtattcttgttattactcttgttttctcttatttgtcactattaggtgaatcatccaaaaaggatctacaaagtgctaaaaatatctaataagagaagtattgaaagtatccaagtgcccaagtctaagagaagtggaagaagtgtgatgaaaaggagcaaaaatgatcaaaaccaagagacatgacaaagaccaagcttaactcattcaaattaaggatttatcatcaccatcttgaagataattcaattacaaatagaatacaaaaataatgaggtcattccgagttcagacgaagaagttataggaaAAACAAGCttatcgaatatcgacgtctacaagaGGGTACACATACAGGTATGTATACCATGGAAACTCTGAATTTAGTGAACCAAGGGggggtatgcataccagtatacaTACTAAAAAATTCCTTGAATCTTTTTAAAAAAGGATGGTAAGCATACTGGTACTTGTACCATGAGGGGCAAGATTCACGAACTACCTTTTAGGTATATTTTTCGTAACTTAGGGTCAGGTTCCTGCCAAATATTTTTATGATGCATACAAACTATTTCTAATATGTCTGGCATTAGAAAAACATTGTCTAACACTTCTAAGAAAACTTTGATCATTAAATCTCTTTtgatcatgattcatagtttaagTCTTGAGCGTTATTGAACTCGGTTATTGCTTGAATGTTCACGACCCCCTTGGTTTATATGTAAACATAacgagttatatatatatatgtgtgcatcttcttctttgtcagggaaatatttttatacgcttttggtagccattcttggtgtaaatcccgGCGGAAAACAAAATCACCTTGTATGTCTTTACAAGTTTGTTTCTTAGATAAGATGATAGAAATATTTGATCCCCATGTATATTCTTGTGTATTGCTCAATATCTTATGAAACACATGTGCCTTTACGTTTTCGTGAATCGAtctgatatttcatatatgctcagaagttaaatctattatgtttttttttatgtaaacGGAAAATAGAACAAAGTCTTTGAGAAATTTCTCGCAGTATTGATATActcgtgatcacacttttgtgtctTTACTGCTtaacacactccgtaagattctcttatgttgagacaTATCGATCAAAATGATCTTTTGTCCGTAACTGGCGTAGAGACTATTTTAAGTCGATTttcggatacaaattcatgtgatttgttaattcccaacaaaatccttcttttcataaatcaagttcactcatgttgttttcttggtaataacatcaaataggagagagttcttaaatgaacttgtgcttaattgttatatctttgtggggagtgtggctgtgaaatttgaaaggggatgcttgtatctttttaatctcctagatgagcgctaaggatttattactatgtgatataatctaaaaaaagttgatatgaggagttgcattttaactatgttattatgtgGAATCTTAAAACTTAACATATCTTTTGATTGTTTTCATTACGATCCCGCAATTTTCTtacctttgttaatttttattgacaaaaagggagagaattatttagtagtttcatactacatacatatggtttacggataattATGTAAGAAGAAGTGAATCAATAATCCATAagttttacctattatgcaaaagatgtaagtattgattaaggaggagaaaatatcaccgtagtattacttcagagttgagatacaattgaaatttggagAAAGAAACAATAATATGTTTccgtataacgacgattgagaacatttgtttgCTAAAGTTGTTATCCTTATGGAattggttcttcaacaacaacgatgctgagttgaacacgttcagaatcattgcagcttgaaattacgaagagttcaaggagttgaagatgccaaggaaatcaagacatgttggattcaagaagttgttgaagatttatttttatccatatatattgatagttttgtcactagaattgacaaatgggagattgttagagcattgctcggtcgaactcacaagtgttgctatctcaagcttgttgtgaatatagttgtcaaaactatatcttgattcctATCACAATTAGTtaactctcggactaggataaaagcgtagttgagaaatagtggatcacgacagtcatcattgcattctactgtttgaaggcgaagatcaaccgaagcttttggagaacttcatcaacaaaaggtaagtgaatactgaaccacctatatctcaagttatattcactttctatcatttgagacgttgtcgcataactaattagactagtttgcatagacaagaatttcaagTCGAAACTAATTTTCTAGttaacgaatttctcgaaatataatgactaagattaatgaacatttgttcatacttgatgaatttcggttaaggacaatttattgttcggaatcaaaatcatgattcgagTTTATCATTCGGAAATAACTTGGAACAgttatatgtgtcattgatgttattcgggaatgtttcgagtcgatttagagaaatataaaactactattaATTCAGATACAAGATAGGGTATCAGTtttactgggaaaactgttataagtatgAACCCATAttgcatgtattcgtacacgtagcggagtagatatatatcgacttacaaatTAGTGGTAaacatattcttatgtatatcatatgaaaatctgtgtgactcgtgaaccggatcagtatatgcatacttgtatgcaaacCGTTTTTGAACTGTGGTTCAGAACCAGGtttgtttccaaaccggtacgcgaaCTGAAACATTTATGTGTTCCTGATCTCGACAGCGTTCCCAAACCGGTACACAAACTGTTTttgttatgtgaactccggaaccggtgacAGTATTAaggtttacaaaccggtacgcaaatttaaaaagttctgtgaactccggaactcggtttggttaaatgtttacaaaccggtacgcatactatgactgaaccgactcacgaactACTATGTATTTTTACTATGTGCATCTACTAACCATGTCTATTATATTTTCAAGTGcttttaaattatttctatgagataattagcatttgattgattatctaaaaacactatacttatttgatcacatgtttgtgactcagagttaatgtcttatgtgtcatgaaaatgaagattaagctttCAAGTTCAAACCGGCAAGTTTCGGCTGACCATGTTGAACATATtccttatacacggttcggttacggtttacctaacccgagtgtatatcttgtttatgtgaatcagattcaaagattcatctacggtggatattgtttgcttggttccaaagctaccttagattaaacctaaagcaacatatgctttaaaagcctataaaaggggaacttcaagcaactggatctttaaatcccgacactactttttagtgtgtcctagttgtatctacaGTCGTCCTTTTCCTAACCCTTTTCGGTTTAGCGGctacaaagtcttcatagggattcgtgaagccaagtctagtgatatttccttgataactcgtgtatcctgtatcttgatcgattgttgagttTACTCACTTGATCAAGATATATAGaattcatcaaagttctctttgtctcaaactttgttgattctaaAGGTTTTATAATTGTaaaaggtgaataataatctaggctgcacttcgggatgtataagtctggattttgaggttagctagactttgtctatttatatcgatttccacacctttgatcatactgtttgattgtaaaaggaaatcaactatataggcttaatctatgggaggcagatttggaTTAAAGTCTTTAATCGAGTTGAAGCAACTTTTAGTtagtgtgacgtcatctaagggaatctatTGCACGGAGTCCTGATGTGATTCAAgaagcgtaaggagcgcgactataccttaatcggtgggataccttttagggctcaactacattccagtttgaagttaattagtagtaggctagtatctgtagaggcttaatacaatttggtgttcaatttggactaggtcccggggtttttatgcatttgcggtttcctcgttaacaaaacttctggtgtctgtgttatttctttttccgcattatattgtttatctttataattgaaatatcacaggttgtgcgttgatcaatcatataTAGCAGAAACATCCAACCTAGttttttggatacgacttgattgattctaggatattggtctttgataccgtccaagttatctctttgtaattaggttcacgaATTTATATTTGTAAATGTTTCAATCACAAGAGATAAATAGATATAACTCTAAgttattattccttgattgagtttaactctcggagttgtattgagtttgtccatacagattgcctaagaaaaaagtggtggtttattttggtacccccgcgttttcagggATTCTATCGAGAGATCTTGACTATAACGCTAGTGATAAAGGTTTTACCGCTGGCGATTTAAACTATATCGCTCGACATAATCGATATCGCCATTATTGCCAGCGGTTTAAACTATATCGCCCTATATAATCAATATCACTAACGATTTACTTTATCCCGCCTATAAATAGCCACACTTTCCGCATTCCTCTCCACAACTTCTCTTCTTTCTCCAATTTTTCCTAAACAAAAATCTTCAATAACTGGTTGTTTCTGTTCAAATATGTGtttgaaaccaaaaaaataaaagaaacaaaaaagtgaAAGGATCAACCATCATCCCAGGCGTTGGATTAATTTAtgagaaaataaataatatatatgaGTTTCAAAATATTAGACTACTAGCTGGTTGTGTATATATCTAGCCATCCAGAGCGAGTTAATTCAGTCGCTCTAAGAGGTGGGTAATCTGAGTTATGTAAGGTGTTCGAGTACCTTTCCATTTGCTGGGAAAGCGTCCAAAGATATCCTCGACGACGTTTATATGTTATACAACCTAGAAACCATAAGACTCAAATTGTTCAAGTTATGTTGGAACGATGGTGGAAGACTACAAATACGTTCTTTAATTTTCAAAGATTTCGAATgtggtaatttatttattttcttgtcaTTCAATTTAtagatttagtttttattttattcaaCCAACTTTAACTAAGAATACGTTGTTCAATAGGAGTTACACTGTTAGATTTGTACATATTGACGGGAATTACATGTGAGCGAAATGTACTTCCATTGGAAAAACTAAAGTGGGAATCAGAACGAAGATGGAGAGCCAAACTTCAGTTACACTTTAATGATGTAGATCCAGACTATAGAAGACTAAAATCCCATGGATTAAAGGTGGCtgggtcatttttttttttacaacatTATGCTacgaaaaataatgaaaataggttAACAAGTACACCAGTatttgatacttgaacattatgAGGAGCTCGAATGTGTTTGCATTGTATACAATaggaaaatatttatttccaaatgcTAGCTCAGTGAGATTACTTGGTTTTCTAGAATCGTTAGAAGTCAAGGAAGTTTGAGAAGTCGTAGAAGtcgaaaaaaattgaaaagtcGTTCTACACCAGTGTAATGGTAGATAGGTTTACTCAAAATATAGTGGTAGATACTTGAGTATCAACATGAGATGAAGCCATTAACATGGAAACAACTCCTGGAGATTTATTTAACCAATTACCAACTGGCACTATGAATTCTGGTGGTGGCTTGAACATTGAAGAAGTTATGCAATTTATACCCCAATTGCCTCATCCACATCAATAATTTACCCATTCCAAGGTCACCCATTTGCATATTGTTATCGTGTTACCTTCGCCTGAATAATCCCATCATTTTTCAAGGTTTTGACGATTCTAATGAGACTCAACCACCAAGTGAGTCTCAAACCAACTTGATCTTTGCTATTTTGAATAATATTCTTGATCCATAAAACATGACCATTCAGATCTTTAATGGTCAGTGAAATGGTCACGAAAACCTATAATTTATGAATGTAATTTAATTTCAATCTTTCTAatgtaattgttttgtttttattactGAAAGTTATCTTAAAAATAATGTTTAAATGCCAACTGGTTTTACATTTCATTCAGATGTAGTTACAGGAACATTTAATATAAAAACGGAATCTCATTGTATCActtaatcaaaaattaaaatccTTGCACATGAGTATTatagagttcatagcattcaTCATGCTTAAACCCTCTTCTGTTggcatcaaaaaagaaaaaaaaaactattcaaATAGTCACTAGTTTGTCTATGGACAATCCAGGATCCCCTTTTATCATCCACAAAATTTACGCATACTTTAGTGCATCCTTATTGATAAAGGAAAATCCATATTTGAAGGCTCGTAtttgttcttcttgaattttcATTACCGGCTAATGTCATAAACGTTTGAAACACACTGCCACATAAATCAAAAGTAGCTACATTGAAGTTTACATCGCTTGCAACTGATATCCAAAATCGAACAAGAGAAGCATCTTCTTCTAGAGTGAAGCAAATACTAGCGAAGTTGGTGAAGTGAGCACTAGCCATGTTGAAATGAAGTCGATGattagtttattttgttttggaTTAGAAAAATGTGATCGAGAGATCGAAaaattctagagagattcaaAAATTCTGATGCTAATCGTATTTTTTTGAAGTTGAATATTTATAAGGGTGGATTTCTGACCGTTAGATGATGCACCAATGAGCAATGATCACATCGCCGAGCAATAATTTTTTTATCCTCGACCACATGTCGACCACAAAAGCGATATAAAGACTACCGAGCATTTAGAGCTCTATCGATCAATAAAATCTCTATCATAACTGGCTAGGTGATAAATATACCACTGAACCAGATATGTTTGCCTGTTTGCCATACCGATAGCGGGTGCAAAAGTGACAAACTATGCCAAATACCAGGTACAACACTGGAAGTTCACAGTAGACCTAGTACCAGTTTACATAGTACCGGCTAAATAGCTATTCATTCCGGAATAACGTCTGAAAGACGGAAATTAAACCTCCAAGTATCTCTGATTTGAAAGAACATAAAAACCCTAACAAGAACATCTTCCACCTCTCTGTTTCACTGTTTAAGCAGTGTAAAACAGACAGAGAGattgaaatgaagaaaaaggagttTAGGTAAGTTCTACTATGAACCAAATTGGTTCCAATTTTGAAcatttatgtttttttctttataaTGTTTTCAACTATTTGTTGTAACATGTATCATTCACTTTAGGGTTGATTATTGAGAATGGTTTGTAGATTCTCAACTCGTTTATTGAATATATCAATCGCATCGTTTTGTAAAACTCAAGAATTAAATAAAGCTGAAAAGGCTTTAATTGATGCTAGAAAACTTGGGTATTCTCCTGATATAGTTACTTACAATACCCTAATTTCTGCTTATTGTCGTTTACTTGGATTCGATGCTGCGTACAATTTTTTCTATGAAATGAGTGATGCATTGAGACAAGATAGAGTAACCCCGGATGTTGTTACTTTTAATTCTTTAATTGCTGGGGCTACTAGAGATCGTCTTTTATTAGTATCTTTATTTTTGTTTGCAAAAATGTTGAGAACGGGTATTTTACCTGATATATGGACTTGTAATACTTTGATGAATTGTTATTTTAAAACTGGACAACCCCAAGAAGCGATCAGAGTTCACCAGAATTTCCTTTTGGATGGGTTATCCCCTTGTGCAGCAACAATTAACACCATGATTAACGGTTTTTATGAGAATGGGTATGTTTCAAATGCACTTAAAATGTTTTGGAATTATCAGAGGCGTGGAGTTTCTCTTCCGATTATAACTTATAATATACTTATAAACGGGCTCTGTAAGTCGGGCAGATTATATGAAGCTAGAAACATGCTCAAGGAGCTGGAGAAATCAGGTCACAAACCGAATGTCATTACATATACAACTGTAATGAAATGTTGCTTTAGATCCGGAAAGATTGATCAGGGGTTTAAAATATTTAGGGACATGAAGCGTGACGGCTACACTTTTGATTCATATGCGTATTGCACTGCAATTAGTGCTTTTATTAAAGTGGGTATGAAGAAAGAGGCTAATGATTGTACTGGACAAATGATCAAGAGCGGGATTCGGCTTGATATGGTTTCTTATAATACAATTGCTAATTTGTATTGCAAACAAGGCAAGTGCTTAGATGCAATGTCATTGATCTCAGAGAAAGGCTCAGAAAGTGATGAATACACCAGTGCGATTCTTATTGACGGACTGTGTAAGACAGGGTATGTTGATAAGGCAGTCGAGCAGTTGAAGCAAATGAAGGCGGACGGACAGAAAACAA comes from Papaver somniferum cultivar HN1 chromosome 7, ASM357369v1, whole genome shotgun sequence and encodes:
- the LOC113297704 gene encoding putative pentatricopeptide repeat-containing protein At4g17915 produces the protein MVCRFSTRLLNISIASFCKTQELNKAEKALIDARKLGYSPDIVTYNTLISAYCRLLGFDAAYNFFYEMSDALRQDRVTPDVVTFNSLIAGATRDRLLLVSLFLFAKMLRTGILPDIWTCNTLMNCYFKTGQPQEAIRVHQNFLLDGLSPCAATINTMINGFYENGYVSNALKMFWNYQRRGVSLPIITYNILINGLCKSGRLYEARNMLKELEKSGHKPNVITYTTVMKCCFRSGKIDQGFKIFRDMKRDGYTFDSYAYCTAISAFIKVGMKKEANDCTGQMIKSGIRLDMVSYNTIANLYCKQGKCLDAMSLISEKGSESDEYTSAILIDGLCKTGYVDKAVEQLKQMKADGQKTNSVAYNCLIDRFCKEGRLESAWKVFNEMEVKDSVTYTSLIHGLCKNQNFSLASKLILYCINDGVGVPRSANRAVLRGLRASGAKREEKDLKSKIRMARYLRR